A single window of Methanoregula sp. DNA harbors:
- the nikR gene encoding nickel-responsive transcriptional regulator NikR: protein MIIDSELSRIGISLPKNLLDRFDEIINARGYSSRSEGIRDAIRTYITYYKWMSDVHGERQGVVTMVYDHDQRGLLVTLTDIQHEFKAIISASLHSHVTDTRCLEVILIHGDGTQLKAFAERLMSQKGVESVKLTTISVED from the coding sequence ATGATTATTGACTCTGAACTTTCCCGTATTGGGATCTCTCTCCCAAAAAACCTTCTCGACCGGTTTGACGAAATTATCAACGCTCGCGGCTATTCATCCCGGTCAGAAGGCATCCGGGACGCCATCCGCACCTATATTACCTATTATAAATGGATGTCCGATGTCCACGGTGAACGCCAGGGGGTTGTCACCATGGTCTATGATCATGATCAGCGGGGACTGCTTGTTACCCTCACCGATATTCAGCACGAGTTTAAAGCGATCATTTCTGCGTCCCTGCACTCGCATGTCACGGATACCCGTTGTCTTGAAGTAATCCTTATTCATGGTGACGGGACCCAGCTCAAAGCGTTTGCCGAACGCCTGATGTCACAGAAGGGTGTCGAGTCGGTGAAACTTACTACGATCTCTGTTGAAGATTAA
- a CDS encoding ABC transporter substrate-binding protein produces the protein MKLNLITILFVIGSIAVFAAGCTMAGTGSPAGAVPPVLPLTPSSTTAPAAAVHPGSACTPVTITQTDGKQVTLPCRPRRIIVANAGAAEMLIAFGVGDRIVGVTEAIRNVSYIMDKIPQAENIGNWQTPNVEQILALRPDILLTYSSYKPRNLDQLAAANITVLSLDCYRLSTLASDARELGKLTGTSNRAEIYARMVEDTIATVDAKVRAIPSDNYPTVYFESYTDYTAAAYGSGSDEMLTATGGINIAGDAVSSSMRVSPEWVIARQPQYVMKVVSSTNTRPFAEIVSAMKERPGWYMIPAVRENRVYAFANEIEYGPRAYIGLVWTAQLLHPEDFRDMHPRSMLNDYEQRYVSGTNRTMVIYP, from the coding sequence ATGAAACTGAATTTGATAACGATACTGTTTGTCATCGGTAGTATTGCCGTATTCGCGGCGGGATGCACGATGGCGGGGACCGGATCACCCGCAGGAGCCGTCCCGCCAGTTCTTCCGCTGACACCATCATCAACAACCGCTCCAGCTGCTGCGGTGCACCCGGGCAGTGCCTGCACACCGGTGACGATCACCCAGACCGACGGGAAGCAGGTGACCCTCCCCTGCCGGCCCCGGCGCATCATTGTTGCAAACGCCGGGGCGGCGGAGATGCTCATCGCGTTTGGTGTCGGCGACCGGATTGTCGGCGTCACCGAAGCGATCCGAAACGTATCGTATATCATGGACAAGATCCCGCAGGCAGAAAATATCGGCAACTGGCAGACCCCGAACGTGGAGCAGATCCTCGCGCTCCGCCCGGATATCCTGCTCACCTATTCGAGTTATAAACCAAGGAACCTCGACCAGCTGGCGGCAGCAAACATCACCGTGCTGTCGCTTGACTGCTACCGGCTCTCCACGCTTGCATCCGATGCCCGCGAACTGGGGAAACTGACCGGTACATCCAACAGGGCAGAGATCTATGCACGGATGGTCGAAGATACGATCGCTACGGTGGATGCAAAGGTCCGCGCTATTCCTTCGGATAACTATCCGACTGTGTACTTCGAGTCCTACACGGACTATACCGCAGCAGCATATGGATCCGGGTCTGATGAGATGCTGACAGCCACAGGAGGAATAAATATCGCCGGTGATGCCGTATCCTCCTCGATGCGGGTGAGCCCGGAATGGGTGATCGCCCGCCAGCCGCAGTATGTCATGAAAGTTGTCTCCTCAACAAATACCCGGCCGTTTGCGGAGATTGTTTCAGCGATGAAAGAGCGGCCGGGGTGGTACATGATCCCTGCCGTCCGGGAGAACCGGGTCTATGCATTTGCAAACGAAATTGAGTATGGCCCCCGGGCTTATATCGGCCTTGTCTGGACCGCGCAACTCCTCCACCCGGAGGATTTCCGGGACATGCACCCGCGCTCGATGCTCAACGACTATGAGCAGCGGTACGTTTCCGGCACCAACAGGACGATGGTGATCTACCCCTGA
- a CDS encoding ABC transporter permease, which produces MSSVWYYMERDLLKWFRGKIAVVSLLVMPAAWLIFVGLALPVTFTGNYLDFITPGILVMTMLASSLQGGALLMFDKILGFLNKFLALPTPRESILLGKILFITIRGVIQATIILIVAILIGATLLAPFQYGMIYLILVLFGIVLSGLATTLALYAGDHDSYAAVNTMISMPLFFTSSALMPYSVMPPWLRAIAAVNPLSFAIDAIRSVGTGQVPLMQIGLLAVLGIIVSTACMQVFRRITI; this is translated from the coding sequence ATGAGCAGCGTCTGGTACTACATGGAACGGGACTTACTCAAGTGGTTCCGGGGAAAAATTGCGGTTGTTTCCCTGCTTGTCATGCCTGCCGCATGGCTGATCTTTGTCGGGCTCGCACTCCCGGTCACGTTCACCGGAAACTACCTCGACTTCATCACGCCCGGCATCCTCGTGATGACTATGCTCGCCTCGTCCCTGCAGGGAGGTGCGCTCCTGATGTTTGACAAGATCCTCGGGTTCCTCAACAAGTTTCTGGCATTGCCCACGCCCCGGGAGAGCATCCTTCTGGGAAAGATTTTGTTCATCACGATTCGCGGGGTGATCCAGGCAACGATCATCCTCATCGTTGCAATCCTTATCGGGGCGACGTTGCTTGCGCCGTTCCAGTACGGGATGATCTACCTGATCCTGGTCCTCTTCGGCATCGTCCTGTCAGGGCTTGCCACGACGCTTGCGCTCTATGCCGGCGACCACGATTCCTATGCAGCGGTCAACACGATGATCTCGATGCCGCTGTTCTTCACGTCAAGCGCCCTGATGCCGTACAGCGTGATGCCCCCATGGCTCCGGGCGATCGCAGCGGTCAATCCCTTAAGTTTTGCCATCGATGCGATCCGTTCCGTGGGCACGGGCCAGGTACCGCTCATGCAGATCGGGCTCCTGGCAGTGCTGGGCATTATTGTCAGTACGGCCTGCATGCAGGTTTTCAGGAGGATAACGATATGA
- a CDS encoding ATP-binding cassette domain-containing protein, translating to MIAIETNDLTKYYGSLCAVDHLTLSVNNEIFALLGPNGSGKTTTVLMFTTLLHPTSGSAMVCGHDIVQDGGEVRKTLSYVPQDMAVDIKLTGRENVLFFARLYGVSRPKDRVDDVLAVLELSDRADDLTKTYSGGMRRRLELAQALVHEPAVLFLDEPTIGLDVAARKKIWGHIGMLRKKGMTIFVTTHYMDEADQYCDRVGIISFGKIMALGAPAVLKSQLMKDVVTARISGPFTPPEIDGIRFVGRNDDEVSFTVENGREALPLISQALADQGLSVHALSLREPTLDDVFLHAVGSQEEPRSFNDHQFRSMLRRRK from the coding sequence ATGATCGCGATAGAAACAAATGATCTCACCAAATACTATGGTTCCCTGTGTGCCGTAGATCACCTGACACTTTCCGTGAATAACGAGATCTTCGCCCTGCTTGGGCCAAACGGGTCCGGCAAGACGACAACGGTGCTTATGTTCACAACACTGCTGCATCCGACGAGCGGGAGTGCGATGGTCTGCGGGCACGATATCGTGCAGGATGGAGGGGAGGTCAGGAAGACACTCAGCTATGTCCCGCAGGATATGGCGGTGGACATCAAGCTCACCGGGCGGGAAAACGTCCTCTTCTTTGCCCGGCTCTACGGTGTTTCCCGGCCGAAGGACCGGGTGGATGACGTTCTTGCAGTCCTGGAACTTTCCGACCGTGCAGATGACTTAACGAAGACATATTCCGGCGGAATGCGGCGGAGGCTTGAGCTCGCCCAGGCCCTCGTGCACGAGCCGGCGGTGCTTTTCCTGGACGAACCGACTATCGGCCTCGATGTCGCTGCCCGGAAAAAGATCTGGGGGCATATCGGGATGTTGCGGAAAAAAGGCATGACAATCTTTGTCACCACCCACTACATGGACGAGGCTGACCAGTACTGTGACCGGGTGGGGATCATCAGCTTTGGGAAAATCATGGCACTCGGGGCACCAGCAGTCCTGAAATCTCAACTGATGAAGGACGTGGTGACGGCAAGGATATCCGGCCCCTTCACGCCACCGGAGATTGACGGTATCCGGTTTGTCGGCCGGAACGATGATGAGGTGTCCTTCACCGTGGAAAACGGGAGGGAGGCTTTACCTCTCATCTCCCAGGCGCTCGCAGACCAGGGGCTCTCTGTCCATGCATTATCGCTCCGGGAGCCGACGCTCGACGATGTATTCCTTCATGCTGTCGGGAGCCAGGAAGAACCGCGCAGTTTCAACGACCACCAGTTCAGGAGCATGCTGCGGAGGCGGAAATGA
- the cobN gene encoding cobaltochelatase subunit CobN, with protein MKLTAIMWGSYAPILKRAAAATGIDLVVYPNRVLEESPEKVDAALDSMRTADVILLYHTSDLFWERINREIKTIGTTKPVISLGYDPSSWVHSTVRPQVVTTCQAYVINNGEENFRNLLLYIGKELFGRDVAVVPPVTVPWEGLYHPAAPSAFTSVDDYLAWYAGCARTNAPVVGIIFSRVTWASSNTAIEDMLIRSLEAEGLNVIPAFTYAIRDETLGAKGMVYVISEYFTKNGVPRVDAIIKLVPFLIGTSRGDDYRGKTAAEGGIELLTRLNVPVFHPVISLYKSVEQWHESTGLTLDTGWAVAMPEFEGVIEPVFIGATSSREDGEKPREPVPDRCHKVALRVKQWITLSKKPVHERKVAFIFNNNPCANADANVGAASHLDSMESVARIMQKMKKAGYSVTPPKDGRELISTIMEKKAVSEFRWTTVGDIVAKGGALSLMDLQTYLPYFASLPPAVRKRVTDTWGEPPGEGMVLDDRIVISGISFGNATVHVQPKRGCYGARCDGQVCRILHDPDCPPPHQYLATYYWIRSICGVDVIVHVGTHGNLEFLPGKGLGLSQECFPDIAAGTVPLLYIYNADNPPEGTLVKRRSYATLVDHMQTVMTGSGLYEGLEDLDSLLTQYETAKHDPARGHALQHLIIETLEKNNLDKDLHLSHDTPLAEVVSRAHETLSKIRNTRIPSGMHIFGDVPQGERRVDLISSIIRFDGGDGSPRRVIAEVMGYDLSGLLAGQNRYSDKDNTSYGAILERVDAVLKDFIRSVLDGSQTQYAVMAGCTLSSAQTQALDAIRNRILAINRRLDETYEIESLFNGFNAGYIPAGPSGLISRGHEDVLPTGRNFYSLDPHRVPTRAAWRVGQRLAESLVAKYVKEEGKIPENVAFYWMAGDIMSSDGEMYAEMFAMIGIEPVWLPNGQVKSFSIIPLEKLGRPRIDITVRTSGILRDNFANCYELLDEAVCTVAVLDEPVEQNFVRKHAQQSMQEGGGTWRDATLRIFSSRPGTYSSGVNLAVLASAWKDEKDLAEIFVATNGYAYGKEIKGSAAHAQLASNLATVAVTFNKVHTDEYDLLGCCCYFGAHGGMTAAARHYSGDEVKPYYGDTREPEHLEVRDLADEIRRVVRTKLLNPKWIDGMKEHGYKGASDIMKRVTRVYGWEASTQEVDDWIFDDIADTFVNNREMRQFFEENNPYALEEIARRLLEAEQRGLWDADEEVLDNLKNNYLEIESWMEDQVHEGDYQGGNVNVLTQEDVAGWGDSLKEILANVHARHRKG; from the coding sequence GTGAAACTTACCGCAATAATGTGGGGGTCCTATGCCCCGATTCTGAAACGTGCAGCAGCTGCGACCGGTATCGACCTTGTAGTCTACCCGAACCGGGTGCTGGAGGAATCTCCTGAAAAGGTGGATGCGGCCCTGGATTCGATGCGGACCGCTGACGTAATCCTCCTGTATCACACGTCCGACCTGTTCTGGGAGCGCATCAACCGGGAGATCAAAACGATTGGAACAACAAAGCCGGTCATCTCGCTCGGGTACGACCCATCCTCATGGGTACATTCCACGGTCAGGCCTCAGGTTGTCACGACCTGCCAGGCCTATGTCATCAATAACGGCGAAGAAAATTTCAGGAACCTGCTCCTGTATATCGGAAAGGAACTGTTCGGCAGGGACGTTGCGGTTGTCCCTCCAGTCACCGTCCCGTGGGAAGGGCTCTATCACCCGGCTGCTCCTTCTGCATTTACATCGGTGGATGACTATCTTGCATGGTATGCCGGTTGTGCACGTACCAATGCCCCTGTTGTCGGCATCATCTTCTCCCGCGTGACCTGGGCTTCATCGAACACGGCGATTGAGGATATGCTCATACGGAGTCTTGAGGCGGAAGGTCTCAACGTCATCCCTGCCTTCACGTACGCAATCCGGGATGAGACCCTTGGGGCGAAAGGGATGGTATATGTTATCTCCGAGTATTTTACGAAAAATGGCGTGCCCCGCGTCGATGCGATCATCAAGCTGGTACCGTTTCTTATCGGCACTTCGCGGGGGGACGACTACCGGGGAAAGACTGCGGCAGAAGGAGGAATCGAACTCTTAACAAGGCTCAACGTCCCGGTTTTCCATCCGGTCATCTCCCTGTACAAATCAGTAGAACAATGGCATGAATCGACCGGGCTCACGCTCGACACCGGCTGGGCTGTTGCAATGCCCGAGTTCGAGGGGGTGATAGAACCGGTCTTCATCGGGGCCACGAGCAGCAGAGAGGATGGCGAAAAACCCCGTGAACCGGTGCCGGACCGGTGTCATAAAGTGGCCTTGCGGGTGAAACAGTGGATAACGCTTTCAAAAAAGCCTGTCCATGAACGCAAGGTTGCATTCATCTTCAACAACAACCCCTGCGCCAACGCGGATGCAAATGTGGGCGCGGCATCGCATCTCGATTCCATGGAGAGCGTTGCACGGATTATGCAGAAGATGAAGAAGGCCGGGTACTCGGTTACGCCACCAAAAGACGGCAGGGAACTGATCAGTACCATCATGGAGAAGAAAGCGGTGTCGGAATTCCGGTGGACAACGGTTGGAGATATCGTTGCAAAGGGCGGGGCGCTCTCGCTTATGGACCTGCAGACCTATCTTCCGTATTTCGCCTCGCTCCCTCCTGCTGTCCGGAAACGGGTAACCGACACATGGGGGGAGCCTCCCGGGGAGGGAATGGTCCTTGATGACAGGATCGTTATCTCCGGAATCTCATTCGGCAACGCCACGGTCCATGTCCAGCCAAAACGCGGATGCTATGGTGCCCGCTGCGACGGGCAGGTCTGCAGGATCCTGCACGATCCGGACTGCCCGCCTCCCCACCAGTACCTTGCGACTTATTACTGGATCCGTTCGATCTGCGGGGTCGACGTCATCGTCCATGTCGGGACGCACGGCAACCTTGAGTTTTTACCCGGCAAAGGGCTCGGCCTCTCGCAGGAATGTTTCCCGGACATCGCTGCCGGCACCGTACCTCTCCTGTATATCTACAATGCGGACAATCCCCCGGAAGGGACGCTGGTAAAACGGCGGAGCTACGCGACCCTTGTCGACCATATGCAGACCGTCATGACGGGGAGCGGCCTGTACGAAGGCCTTGAGGACCTTGACAGCCTTCTTACCCAGTATGAAACGGCAAAACATGATCCGGCGCGGGGGCATGCCCTCCAGCACCTTATCATCGAAACACTGGAAAAAAACAACCTCGACAAGGATCTGCACCTGTCCCATGACACGCCGCTTGCCGAAGTGGTGAGCCGGGCGCATGAAACCCTGTCGAAGATCCGCAACACCCGGATCCCGTCCGGCATGCATATCTTCGGCGATGTCCCGCAGGGAGAAAGGCGGGTCGATCTCATCAGTTCCATCATTCGTTTTGATGGTGGGGATGGCTCCCCCCGCCGCGTGATTGCAGAAGTGATGGGGTATGACCTGTCCGGGCTTCTTGCCGGCCAGAACAGGTATTCTGATAAGGACAACACGTCCTATGGCGCGATCCTCGAACGGGTTGATGCGGTGCTGAAGGATTTTATCAGGTCGGTCCTTGATGGCTCACAAACCCAGTATGCCGTCATGGCTGGCTGCACGCTCTCATCGGCACAGACTCAGGCGCTCGATGCCATACGGAACCGGATCCTTGCCATCAACCGGCGGCTTGATGAGACCTATGAGATCGAATCGCTCTTTAACGGGTTCAATGCCGGATACATCCCGGCCGGGCCGTCCGGGCTGATCTCGCGGGGGCATGAAGATGTCCTCCCGACCGGCAGGAATTTTTACTCGCTCGACCCGCACCGGGTCCCCACCCGTGCAGCATGGCGCGTCGGACAACGGCTCGCTGAATCGCTGGTCGCCAAATATGTTAAGGAGGAAGGGAAAATTCCGGAAAATGTCGCCTTTTACTGGATGGCCGGCGACATCATGTCATCTGACGGCGAGATGTATGCCGAGATGTTTGCCATGATCGGCATTGAGCCGGTCTGGCTTCCAAATGGGCAGGTAAAATCATTTTCCATTATCCCGCTTGAGAAACTCGGGCGCCCCCGGATCGATATCACCGTGCGTACTTCCGGCATCCTCCGGGACAATTTTGCCAACTGTTACGAACTCCTTGATGAGGCAGTCTGCACGGTCGCAGTACTCGATGAACCCGTGGAACAGAATTTTGTGCGGAAACATGCGCAGCAGAGCATGCAGGAAGGCGGGGGGACATGGCGGGACGCAACGCTGCGGATCTTCAGTTCCCGGCCCGGTACCTATTCCAGCGGGGTCAACCTCGCCGTGCTCGCGAGCGCATGGAAGGATGAAAAAGATCTTGCAGAAATTTTTGTTGCCACAAACGGCTATGCATACGGAAAGGAGATTAAAGGGAGCGCCGCCCACGCACAGCTGGCCTCAAACCTTGCAACCGTTGCGGTGACATTCAACAAGGTGCACACGGATGAATACGACCTGCTCGGCTGCTGCTGCTATTTTGGTGCTCACGGGGGCATGACGGCTGCCGCCCGCCATTATTCCGGGGATGAGGTGAAGCCCTATTACGGTGACACCCGGGAGCCTGAGCATCTGGAAGTCCGTGACCTTGCCGACGAGATCCGCCGCGTTGTCAGGACCAAACTCTTAAACCCGAAATGGATCGACGGCATGAAAGAGCACGGGTACAAGGGTGCTTCCGATATCATGAAGCGGGTGACCCGGGTCTATGGCTGGGAAGCGTCCACGCAGGAAGTTGACGACTGGATCTTCGATGACATTGCCGACACATTTGTCAACAACAGGGAGATGCGGCAGTTTTTCGAGGAGAATAATCCCTATGCCCTTGAAGAGATAGCCCGCCGCCTTCTTGAGGCAGAACAGCGCGGACTCTGGGATGCGGACGAAGAAGTGCTGGACAATCTCAAAAACAACTACCTTGAGATCGAATCATGGATGGAAGACCAGGTTCATGAAGGTGACTACCAGGGGGGAAACGTGAATGTCCTGACGCAGGAGGATGTGGCGGGATGGGGGGATTCCTTAAAAGAGATCCTGGCAAACGTGCACGCCCGGCACCGGAAGGGATAG
- a CDS encoding putative cobaltochelatase, whose protein sequence is MHHFDDIYPFSAIVGQEQMKFALILNAINPRIGGVLIRGEKGTAKSTAARALAHLLPDRMVVEGCVFNCDPADTKGLCPDCRKKYPDLLSATARMRVIELPISATEDKVVGSLDIEHALKKGERKYDPGILAQAHRNILYVDEVNLLNDHIVDVLLDAAAMGMNFIEREGVSYAHPSSFILIGTMNPEEGELRPQLLDRFGLCVDIEGIHDAGIRVEVIRRRRHYDDDPGAFLRAWESHEQELRERIVRAQELLPRVVVSDEMLHMIAQICIDMAVDGHRADITMMKTGATIAAYNGRNDVNEDDIRTAATLVLSHRMRRKPFADQQMDKQKVEQSIRDAQKEYRQPEHNHEHPGNRKPKENTMPDGSVTTQFAEGSAFRVNQQPFSPSRRIDSFRREGNGRRSTTESRDGKYIRSRIPETVGPDIALDATIRAAAPYQRDRAGELAVRIESSDIREKVRERKTGNTLLFVVDASGSMGAQQRMTEVKGAILSLLIDAYQKRDRVGLVVFRGTSAEVLLPPTSSVELARKYMQSLPVGGKTPLAHGLSKGFEVLKRELMINQHTIPRMVLISDGKANVSLGSGSPLGDAREVASHIRDAGISSLVIDSEQGYLSFGLAYSLSDELGARYLKLEDLRADRIAGVVQGIGM, encoded by the coding sequence ATGCATCACTTCGATGATATATACCCGTTCTCCGCGATTGTTGGCCAGGAACAGATGAAATTCGCCCTCATCCTGAACGCGATCAATCCCCGGATCGGCGGTGTCCTGATCAGGGGAGAGAAAGGGACTGCAAAATCAACCGCAGCCCGCGCCCTCGCCCATCTTCTCCCGGATCGGATGGTTGTCGAAGGCTGCGTCTTTAACTGCGACCCTGCGGATACCAAAGGGCTGTGCCCCGACTGCCGGAAAAAATATCCGGACCTTCTCTCAGCGACTGCCCGGATGCGGGTCATAGAACTACCGATCAGTGCAACAGAAGACAAGGTCGTTGGCAGCCTTGATATCGAGCATGCATTAAAAAAAGGTGAGAGAAAGTATGATCCCGGTATCCTCGCGCAGGCGCACCGCAACATTCTGTACGTGGACGAGGTCAACCTGTTAAACGATCATATTGTCGATGTTCTCCTCGATGCAGCGGCGATGGGGATGAACTTTATCGAACGGGAGGGCGTCTCCTATGCGCACCCGTCGTCCTTCATCCTGATCGGTACGATGAATCCCGAGGAAGGCGAACTGCGTCCCCAGCTTCTCGACCGGTTCGGGTTATGTGTTGATATCGAAGGGATCCATGATGCCGGTATACGGGTCGAGGTCATCCGCCGGCGGCGACACTACGACGACGATCCCGGGGCATTTCTCCGTGCATGGGAATCTCACGAACAGGAACTGCGTGAACGCATCGTACGGGCTCAGGAACTCCTTCCCCGGGTGGTAGTATCCGATGAGATGCTCCACATGATCGCACAGATCTGCATTGACATGGCCGTAGACGGTCACCGTGCCGACATCACCATGATGAAGACCGGGGCAACAATTGCTGCATATAATGGCCGCAATGACGTAAACGAGGACGATATCCGTACTGCTGCAACACTGGTACTCTCCCACCGGATGCGGCGCAAACCGTTTGCCGACCAGCAGATGGATAAGCAGAAGGTGGAACAATCGATCCGGGATGCTCAGAAAGAATACCGGCAGCCCGAACATAATCACGAACATCCCGGGAACCGGAAACCCAAAGAAAATACCATGCCTGACGGTTCGGTGACAACGCAGTTTGCCGAGGGGTCTGCCTTCAGGGTGAACCAGCAGCCCTTTTCACCTTCGCGCCGTATTGACTCCTTCAGGAGGGAAGGAAACGGCCGGAGGAGCACTACCGAATCCCGTGATGGCAAATATATCCGCAGCCGGATTCCGGAGACGGTGGGACCTGACATCGCACTGGATGCTACGATCCGGGCAGCGGCACCCTACCAGAGGGACCGTGCAGGGGAACTTGCGGTCAGGATCGAATCTTCAGATATCCGCGAGAAAGTCCGGGAGCGTAAAACAGGGAACACACTCCTGTTTGTTGTCGACGCAAGCGGGAGCATGGGCGCCCAGCAGCGGATGACCGAGGTCAAAGGGGCTATCCTCTCGCTCCTGATCGATGCATACCAGAAACGGGACCGGGTCGGCCTCGTGGTCTTCCGGGGAACGAGTGCCGAAGTGCTCCTGCCCCCGACATCAAGTGTCGAACTGGCACGGAAATACATGCAGTCACTGCCGGTCGGTGGGAAGACGCCACTTGCTCACGGACTTTCCAAAGGATTTGAGGTACTCAAAAGAGAGCTGATGATCAACCAGCACACGATCCCAAGGATGGTCCTGATATCTGACGGGAAAGCTAACGTGAGCCTGGGTTCCGGATCTCCCCTTGGCGATGCAAGGGAAGTCGCATCTCATATCCGTGATGCCGGGATCTCGTCGCTTGTTATTGATTCCGAGCAGGGATACCTCTCCTTTGGCCTTGCCTATTCCCTCTCAGATGAACTCGGGGCACGGTACCTGAAACTCGAGGACCTCCGGGCAGACCGGATCGCCGGTGTCGTACAAGGGATCGGGATGTAG
- a CDS encoding iron ABC transporter permease, whose translation MSRSPLKDTDDGATVHTLYKEGSARRIALVAGLTLLVIIAAILSAGIGTVTISPEDTILAVGHASAGSVRAFLHNYMPAIAGWYDAIPITIPAPGNPQAEMIVVGFRLPRIFLAILTGMSLAMAGAVMQGLLRNPLVSPFTLGLSSAASFGAALAIVIGPGILGALLFISYDLWIVAMAFLSGWLSMLLIYSISRSRGTTQSTLILAGVVIGYIFTAGVMSLKYITNNEKLRELMVWLMGGMWGASWNAVILLLPLCIGSFILLERKAWDLNALSAGDDVAKNLGIDVERLRLSGLMISTFAASCCLAFTGVIGFIGLMGPHICRMIIGNDHRYLIPCSALMGAAILLISDTAARTVMSPVEIPVGIIMYAIGGIFFLFLIMRGRGRGLY comes from the coding sequence ATGTCCCGCTCTCCATTGAAGGATACAGATGATGGCGCAACCGTGCATACCCTGTACAAAGAAGGCAGTGCACGGCGCATCGCGCTCGTTGCCGGACTTACGCTCCTCGTGATTATTGCGGCAATCCTGTCTGCAGGGATCGGCACGGTCACGATCTCACCGGAAGATACAATCCTCGCTGTCGGGCATGCATCTGCCGGCTCAGTCCGGGCATTTCTTCATAATTATATGCCGGCCATTGCCGGATGGTATGATGCCATTCCCATCACCATTCCTGCACCGGGAAACCCGCAGGCTGAAATGATTGTGGTCGGGTTCCGGCTGCCCCGGATTTTCCTTGCCATCCTGACCGGGATGAGCCTTGCCATGGCAGGTGCCGTTATGCAGGGTCTGCTGCGCAACCCGCTCGTGAGCCCGTTCACGCTCGGCCTGTCTTCGGCAGCATCCTTTGGGGCGGCACTTGCCATCGTGATCGGGCCGGGAATCCTCGGCGCGTTGTTATTCATAAGCTATGATCTGTGGATCGTCGCGATGGCGTTTTTGTCCGGCTGGCTCTCCATGCTTCTCATCTACAGCATTTCACGGTCCCGCGGCACGACCCAGTCAACCCTGATCCTTGCCGGTGTCGTGATCGGGTACATCTTCACGGCCGGTGTGATGTCGCTCAAGTACATCACCAACAACGAGAAACTCCGGGAACTGATGGTCTGGCTGATGGGCGGGATGTGGGGGGCCAGCTGGAACGCCGTTATCCTTCTCCTGCCGCTCTGCATCGGATCGTTTATCCTCCTGGAAAGGAAGGCATGGGACTTAAATGCCCTTTCCGCGGGAGATGACGTGGCAAAAAACCTTGGCATCGACGTCGAACGCCTCCGGCTTTCCGGTCTCATGATCTCAACGTTTGCCGCATCCTGCTGTCTTGCGTTTACCGGGGTTATCGGGTTCATCGGCCTGATGGGGCCGCACATCTGCCGCATGATCATCGGCAACGACCACCGCTACCTGATCCCCTGTTCTGCCCTGATGGGCGCGGCAATCCTTCTCATCTCGGATACTGCGGCACGGACGGTCATGAGCCCGGTGGAGATCCCCGTCGGGATCATCATGTACGCCATCGGGGGAATCTTCTTCCTCTTCCTAATCATGAGAGGCCGGGGACGGGGGCTCTATTAG